Genomic DNA from Shewanella woodyi ATCC 51908:
CTTCCCTATCGCAATGCCGCATTTGCCATTTTGGTCACAGATAAGTGGCCAAAATCGCAATATACCGCGGGAGTGACCTCTCGCACTGTTAGCAAGCCAAAATAGGAAAATAATAATGAAAATACTCACCCTGAGTATCCTTTTGGGTTTGTCTGTAACGGCTCTACAAGCCAATGCAGGCAGCCAATATCACCGTCTCATATGGGACTCCACCCCTCAATCAGAAGCAACAATAGGTTTCACACCATCAGGAAGTAGCAATCACTACCTTAAATATGGATTCTCAACTAACGAGCAAAACTGGACAACGAAAGCAGTCACAAGCAGTAAAACATTCGATGGCAGCTTGCAGAGCCAGTTTATCAAACTTACAGGGCTCACAAGTGACAGCGCTGTCTACTATCGGATCTGTGATGATGCTGGATGTGGTGAGCGCTTATGGTTTAAAACAGCCCCCACTACTAGCACACCTTTTACGGCGATTGCAGGCGGAGATACCCGTACCGGTTGGACAAACCGTCAAAATGGCAATCGACTAGTAGCTAAGATCCGTCCGCTGTTTATCATGCACGGTGGCGACTACACCAATGCCAACAGCGCATCTGAGATGAAAAGTTATTTAGCCGATTGGCAACTCACCTTTTCCGATGACACCATTGATGGAGTTGGCTACAAGCGAATCTACCCGTTTATCCCAACTCACGGTAACCATGAGGACGATAATTTTAAGACGCTTTGTGAAGTATTTGGTGCAGATTACGACAGTAATGGTGTTTGTGACGCAAAAGATACCTATGGCGCAGTCAATATCTCTCCACTGCTTAGGGTCTATACACTCAACAGCCAATTTCAAAATAGTGGTTGGTCGAGCTACGCCAGTACGATGAATAGCTGGCTATCTCAAGATCTCACCTCTCAAGGCTCCTCAGTTAAATGGCGCGTCGCTCAATACCATAAACCTATGTACCCCCACTACTCAGGAAAGTCAGATAACCTGACACTGGTTAACTGGTGGTCAAGTTTGTTTTATAACAAGAAGATGAATTTGGTTGTGGAATCAGATACCCATATCAACAAGGTCACTGAAGCACTTGAGCCCAATGGCTCGAACTTTAACGCCACCACTAATGGTGGAACGGTTTATGTAGGTGAAGGCAGTTGGGGAGCACCAGCTCGTTCAGCCAACGATCCTAAATCTTGGACCATAGATCTTGCCAGTATTCAGCAATTCAAAGTCTTCAGTGTGACCGCTGAAAAACTCTCGGTGCGCACCGCACAGTTTAGCGCCAGTGCTTCGACCTTAAGTCGAAGCCAGCGTGCAGCCGATCCCTTAGCACTACCGAGCAATGTTGATTGGTGGGTAGCCAATAGCATAGGTGAAGAGCTCAAACTGATAAGAGCGTCTAACCAACTTACCGTCATTGACAGTGGTGGAACCGATCCCGTCGACCCACCAGCAGGGGGAGTCTTAGAAAAAGGCGTTGCGCGTACAAACCTCGCTGCCGCTAAAGGGGCTTCGCTCAATTTTTCTTTTGATGCACCGGCTAATGCTGAAAACCTCAGCTTCACGATGGCAGGAGGCACAGGTGATGCAGATCTATACGTGCGATTTCGCAGCTTACCAACGGGCTCAAGCTACGACTGCCGCCCCTATAAAAATGGCAATAATGAAAGTTGCAGCTTTGCCACGCCACAGGTTGGAACTTACTATGTCATGCTAACAGGATACAGCAGCTTCTCTGGCGTCAGCTTAACTGCAGACCACACCAATACTGGCACTACACCACCAGCCGGTGGTGGAGACAGCTTCGGCAACCTCAGTGCCAGTAAAGGCAACTGGTATCGCAATGAGATCACCCTACCAGCGGGGGCAAGTAAACTCACCGTCGCTATCACCGGTGGCAGTGGCGATGCCGATCTCTACCTTCGACATGGCGCAGCACCAAGTAGCAGTACATATGATTGCCGTCCATACAAAAACGGTAATACTGAAGAGTGTGTCATCGATAACCCCCAATCTGGAGCTTGGCATATAGGCCTTTACGGCTATGCTAGCTTCTCAGGTGTCACCATGAGTTATCAATACCAGTAAGCGTTATCACCTCTAAGAAGCCATAAATACTCAGTTATTTATGGCTTCTTATTTAAAAACAACACACTTACTTTAGGTTGTGCTAAATAAAATAGACAATACAGTAAACTTAAGTGTGATCTTTAAGTAACCGTAGTAACATAAGCGTTACACACTACCATTTAAGAAGTGATGAGCTAGCCTCTAAAATGAAATTTAAACTCTTCTCTATCCTCCTCATTCTCGCTATCTTTTTTGGCGTTATTATCTCTTCTGATCACAAACAGAAGCCAAACTTCTATAAAGTAGACATTCAGGAGCGGGCACAGATAGAGAAGATCTACGCGCTGATGAATGAGCAGAAATACGATCTTGCCCTGCCCTTGATTGAGATAAGCTTACCCAAACTGCTCGCTAAGCAGTCCAACGATGGCTCTATGATTGCCTGGCTCTATGATATGAAAGCCCATGTGATGGCTTCTCGCTATCACTTCCACTACGCTATTGAAGCCATCACTAAAGCTAATCAACATAAAAGCGATCTGCGTTATCGTAAATTAAGGGAGGAATGGTTAGAAGAGATAGACGCTATGCAAGGGGAAAGGCAGTTAAGGACAAGCTATATCAGTGGCCGTAATGCTGGGTTATCTCAATCTCTCACCAATGATATCCATATCGCTTATATCTATATTGATGACAACCGCAGCAGTAAATGGTCTGGAAAACAGAGAATTAAAAATCAGGTTTCAGTAGATAAGGTTCTGGATTGGTATAAGCAGCAAGCTAGCCACTACGCCATTGACGAGCTGGATTTCAAGGTGCGCTACTTTGTTGTAAATAGCCCAAAAGGAGTCGGTAAAGAGTGGCTTAGAGACCCTGCAGCCTTTCGGCAAATCCTCAACAACCTGTTCAAACGCCTCTCCTTTCGAGGCATTGGCGAGTTTATTTAAGATATCAAAGGGGAGAATAAAAACAGCCAAGTCGCCATCGTCTTTCACTCCAATTATGACGGTCGCTCTTTTGCGATGAGCTGCCCTGCAGGCAGCCGACTTTATCAATGCCAATATGAATATGTGATGTTAACTGAGAATATCAACAATACCAGACTTGGCTGGGCCCGACCTCAAGTACAAGCCCATGAAGTATTACACCTCTTTGGCGCCAAAGATCTCTATAACATCGCTGAGTCTAAAGATTACGCTGTCACCGATATCATGAACTACTACAGCAGAGACATAAAATACGCCACCATTGACCCCATTTCAGCATGGGCCATCGGCTGGCACAAACAACCTTCAACCCCATTCAACATTGAGAAATAATATGGAAATCACCTCCCTAGAGCAGAACGTCATCTTTATGCTAATTAACTTAGGCTACGCTGTATTAAGCCTATTTATTAGCGTTATCGCACTGGTCGTTATCGACCGCTTTATCTTCAAAGATGTCGACTTTATTCAAGAGATCAAGAACGGCAATATCGCCGTCGCCATCTTCCAATCTGTGATCTTGTTATTCATTGGTGTGGTGGTGTCATCAGCAATGAGTTGAAGCTAGCCTTCAAATGAAGGCTAGTTACATTTTTATATATTAATTTTTATCTGAGTTGGTATTTGGTTACGTTGTTGAAGGTCATACCTTCATTGTGATCTATCGCCTCCAGCGGGGAATGTGTAGCTACTTCTGCGAGACGCTGTGAATATATCCCTATACGCTCTACGACTTCATCCCTGAAGTCGAAGCTCGCAGCCGCACCTACACTTGGTAATTTTTTCTTCGATTTAGCTTTACTAGGTAGGAAAACACAACTGATTTTTGTCCCAAAACTTGCTAGCCTTCGAATGAAGGCTGATTACATTTCTTGATCAATATTCAGTTGTTTTGTTATTTGGTGGTGTGTTTGAAGATCGTACCTTCATGGTTACCTATCGCTTGCAGCGTACTTATGTGTAAGTAATCTCTCGGTACGCTGTAAACCCATCCTTGGGCGCTCTGCGATTTCATCCTTGAAATCGAAGTCCTCGAGCTCACTTACACCAGTTCATGAGTCTCTTCGATTTGGCTTTATCTCTTTATGCATTAGTGTCAGTAATTTACCCTATGCAGCACTGACCTCTTTGTAATACTTTTTCTCATCAGTCGGAAAGGTATGGGTTCCGTCTAGCTAGCGACAACCTTTTAGTTAACCAGTGCTTGTATTTTATACAGTAGTATTGGTTTTGTGCGGTTTATCTCTAAGTTTTGCGCAATCAGTTCACGGTTTGCTATTGAGTGAAAAGATAAAGAGGCGTAAATTCAGTTGGATGAAAGCGTGCGAGCTTGAGTTGCTGAGATAGCAGGAAAGCAAAGTGTGCGACTAAGTTTTGTCCTAGAGTGTATTGGATACAATTTAGCTATGCATGTCTCAATACGTTGTATTAATGAGGTATATAGTGTTGATGCCCGTGCACGCTTTCCCAAGAGAACTTGGCAAAACGCGCAAGCCGTATATACAAATGTTATATCTCAAGTTGCATACTTATAATTACATGATAAAATTGATTTTTTTCGATGACAGGTGCCTAAATTGAATATTGAAGTGCCGGATGAACTGATTCAAAAGGGGATAAGTTACCTCTTAGAAAGTCCAGTTCTGTTCGGTTTAACAGTGTTATGTGGCGTGAGTGGGCATCTCATATTTTTTATGATATTTACCTATTTTAGTGACCAAGATGCCACAAAAACTTATCTAAATACCATGTTGGGTAAAATCTCGCTTGGTGCGCTCCTCTATGCCGTGGTCGCACTACCGATCTATATAGTTGAATATGGCTCAATGAGCATTGAGTACACCAAACTCATGGCGATTGTCCCATCAGCAATTATCATTGGTCTTTTTCTTCAAGCTGGTTTTTTTGGTGTCTTTATATATAGAAAAGGGAGTGCTAGCGCATGAGTAGTGCAAAAGTCATTAACGTAGTTAGTGGTAAAGGTGGTACGGGAAAAACGCTCCTTACAGCAGTGCTAGCTGATATCCTTGGGAATGAGGGTTACTCTGTTTTAGTTGTTGATCTTGATGTTTTTGTTCGAGGTTTAACCTCACTGTTATATTTTCATAGAAAAGAGACAATTCAGTTAACTCAAGAAGACAAAATGTCGGTGGCTGAATATTTCATTGACAAAGGTGATGTAGAGGTTTCTGGGAAATCCAAGTTTTCGAATGAACGTTATCGTTCTTTTGATGTTATTCCATCAGTTACCAGAGTAGATGAAGTCCTAAATTTTAAAGATATCATGCCGGATGACAAGCAAGAAGCTAGAGAAATTATCTCGTCAATGCTAAAGCGTCTTGATAAAGGATATGATTTTATTATATTCGATAGTCGTGCTGGCTATGATGAATTGATTTCTGCTACACACTTTTTATCTGATATTACGTTGTGTATTGAAGAAGAGGATGATATTTCAAAAATAACATCCGATAACTTGGTTAAGCAATTGGAGCAGGACGCTAATGTTCCTATCTTCAGACTAACAAATAAAGCTCGTGGAATAAGATCTGAAAATGACTTGGCATCTCGAGGAATTGACTATTTGGGTAAAGTTCCATTCGATATGGATGTGATGGAAAGCTTCGGTACAGCTTACTTTTGGGATGATATCAGCCGAACATTATACAAGTCAGCCTTAGCTCGTGCATGGAATAACCTGTCGTCCAAACTTCAGCTTAATAAACCGGTGACTGAAAATAGAATTAACCTTATTGGTAGTGAGAGGTTGGAAGAGCGACTTCAGTTTATTAGCTTGAAAGATAGGGTGGTATTCGTTTATAGCTTAATGATTACAATAATTGGCTTATCCTACGGCATATTTGGTGCAAAAGGTTTATCTGTATTTTGGAATGAATTTGGTACTAGTCAGAGTCTCGCATTAGTTATTGGTATATCGGGTGTATTTTCTTCTATGTACCTTTTACTCAAACGGAAACGATAGAGATATAACAAAGCATTTAAGAGTGATTCCCAACGCATGGCATTTTTCATTCCATCGTTGGGTTTCGTGTTTATGGCGCTATGGTTTAGGCTTGGTGGCAGCGTTGCTCACACCTTAATGCGGCGTTAGTTGTTTTAAGAGGAAGTATTGAATGCAGTGGATATCTGCTTATAGTCGTTTGTTTAGTATGTTGGATAAAACAGGCTCACCTGCTTACCATAGTGGCTCAGCCTTCATTAAGGTCGTTCAACAGTTTGACCGTGGCTTGCCAGATTATTCGCTCTACATTGAAGAAAGAAACAGGCTGAAACAGAGTACAACTCGTCGAGATTTTTACTGGGACATTCTCCAAAATCTCGATGAATCAACACGATTCGAAGTGTTTCGTGGCTTTATAGATATTGTCGAGCCACATTGTCCAACTGAAGCTCAAGATCTTCGAGCATATATGTTTGGTAACGGTAACCCTGTTCCCAAGGCTACTATTCCAAACCATCAGTGGAGTTCTGATAAGCTCAATTCGACACTGTCTAAAATTGACAATGCAATAGATACGGCAAACTACAACAATGCAATGACTTTGGCATACACGTGTCTGGAGGGGTTGTATAAATCCTATGTTCAGAAACATGTTCCAGCTAGCAGCAATGTCACTGACTTAATACCGTTGTCCAAGTTGGTTCGAACAGACATTGATTCAAAGCTCTCAGCAGTAGGTAGTTATCCAGTTCAAATGGTGACAAGTATTTCTACACTTACCAGTGCAATTGCAAACTCTAGAAATAGCTTTAGTGATTCACACTTTGATCATGATGCTAATAAATGGCTAGCTATCTATAGTCGAGATTTGGTTAACTCTATTGGACGTTTGTTATTGCATTTTCTGTGAGCCAAACAACTAA
This window encodes:
- a CDS encoding AAA family ATPase, which encodes MSSAKVINVVSGKGGTGKTLLTAVLADILGNEGYSVLVVDLDVFVRGLTSLLYFHRKETIQLTQEDKMSVAEYFIDKGDVEVSGKSKFSNERYRSFDVIPSVTRVDEVLNFKDIMPDDKQEAREIISSMLKRLDKGYDFIIFDSRAGYDELISATHFLSDITLCIEEEDDISKITSDNLVKQLEQDANVPIFRLTNKARGIRSENDLASRGIDYLGKVPFDMDVMESFGTAYFWDDISRTLYKSALARAWNNLSSKLQLNKPVTENRINLIGSERLEERLQFISLKDRVVFVYSLMITIIGLSYGIFGAKGLSVFWNEFGTSQSLALVIGISGVFSSMYLLLKRKR
- a CDS encoding DUF350 domain-containing protein, with amino-acid sequence MEITSLEQNVIFMLINLGYAVLSLFISVIALVVIDRFIFKDVDFIQEIKNGNIAVAIFQSVILLFIGVVVSSAMS
- a CDS encoding pre-peptidase C-terminal domain-containing protein, which produces MKILTLSILLGLSVTALQANAGSQYHRLIWDSTPQSEATIGFTPSGSSNHYLKYGFSTNEQNWTTKAVTSSKTFDGSLQSQFIKLTGLTSDSAVYYRICDDAGCGERLWFKTAPTTSTPFTAIAGGDTRTGWTNRQNGNRLVAKIRPLFIMHGGDYTNANSASEMKSYLADWQLTFSDDTIDGVGYKRIYPFIPTHGNHEDDNFKTLCEVFGADYDSNGVCDAKDTYGAVNISPLLRVYTLNSQFQNSGWSSYASTMNSWLSQDLTSQGSSVKWRVAQYHKPMYPHYSGKSDNLTLVNWWSSLFYNKKMNLVVESDTHINKVTEALEPNGSNFNATTNGGTVYVGEGSWGAPARSANDPKSWTIDLASIQQFKVFSVTAEKLSVRTAQFSASASTLSRSQRAADPLALPSNVDWWVANSIGEELKLIRASNQLTVIDSGGTDPVDPPAGGVLEKGVARTNLAAAKGASLNFSFDAPANAENLSFTMAGGTGDADLYVRFRSLPTGSSYDCRPYKNGNNESCSFATPQVGTYYVMLTGYSSFSGVSLTADHTNTGTTPPAGGGDSFGNLSASKGNWYRNEITLPAGASKLTVAITGGSGDADLYLRHGAAPSSSTYDCRPYKNGNTEECVIDNPQSGAWHIGLYGYASFSGVTMSYQYQ